The Frondihabitans australicus genome includes a region encoding these proteins:
- the hrpA gene encoding ATP-dependent RNA helicase HrpA → MIPAITYPPELPVSQRRDDIAAAIRDHQVVIVAGATGSGKTTQLPKICLELGREMIGHTQPRRIAARSVAERIAEELGVEMGGLVGYQVRFTDRVGDETRVKLMTDGILLNEIHFDRDLTKYDTIIIDEAHERSLTIDFLIGYLKQLLPRRPDLKVIITSATIDPESFSKHFGGAPIIEVSGRTYPVEIRYRPLVADADAGDDDPDDEGEQGSPSRSDDKDYLQGINDALDELARESNGDVLVFLSGENEIRDAEESIRGRNLPYTEVLPLYGRLSAADQHRVFEPSSMAGVRRRIILATNVAETSLTVPGIRYVIDAGTARISRYSTRAKVQRLPIEAISQASANQRSGRSGRTSDGIAIRLYSEQDFDRRPEFTEPEILRTNLAAVILQMISLGLGDIARFPFLQPPDSRGIKDGLDLLRELGAVHTKANGDPVATRIGRQITRLPIDPRLARMVLESKQHGTTREVMAIVAALSIQDPRERPLEKRPQADQQHARFVDPAGDFITLLNLWNYLEDRQKELGSSAFRRLCRAEFLNYLRIREWQDVYRQLVRSSRDLGLHVGGRSTNPDGIHKSLLAGLLSQIGLKDVQKKDYVGARQTRFVIFPGSALAKKQPNAIMSAELVETSRLFARVNGAIDPAWAAPIAGDLVKRSHSEPHWEKKQGAVVAFERVTLYGVPIIPRQRVQFNRIDPPYARELFIRHALVDGDWESHQAFQQKNADLIDELTELEERTRRRDILVDGDAVFEFYQRRIPADVSTTRSFEGWWRKARTETPDLLTMRQEDLLGDDEPEVDESAYPTTWRQGDQTLALRYRFEPGTHDDGVTVLVPLPLLARLSPLGFDWQVPAFRDELVQAMIRSLPKQIRKNVVPAGDWATKITAELPADPPTQPTEPFADTVAAVIKRLAYTPVTGADFDLARLPAHLRITFAVVDERSRVVGIDKDLRTLQQELAADTRTSVARATEQPAVGPSIQQRGLTRFDFDDLPAFVDTRHGETTVRAYPAIVDDGDSVSIQLMATEADQRIATPQGVRRLLMLGTPSPIAYVQQHLTAPEKLILATSPYQNTAALFADCLQAVVDDVLYRVKPDGMVLTRKEFETVRDRVSAAVMDSMFQTVSLVARTLTAARDADKALKQATNLALLPALTDAREQRDRLLYPGFVGRTGLQQLQRVPVYLVGIQRRVAKLVENPARDRAWMVEVQQATSRYVDAGGSFPPEVAAPAPLVRARWMLEEFRLSLFAQDLRPSESVSLQRIVKVLASARQA, encoded by the coding sequence ATGATTCCTGCCATCACGTACCCGCCCGAGCTGCCGGTCAGCCAGCGTCGCGACGACATCGCCGCGGCGATCCGCGATCACCAGGTCGTGATCGTGGCGGGCGCGACCGGCTCGGGCAAGACGACTCAGCTGCCGAAGATCTGCCTCGAGCTCGGCCGGGAGATGATCGGCCACACGCAGCCTCGACGCATCGCGGCCCGCAGCGTGGCGGAGCGCATCGCCGAGGAACTCGGCGTCGAGATGGGCGGCCTCGTGGGCTACCAGGTGCGCTTCACCGACCGGGTCGGCGACGAGACGCGCGTGAAGCTCATGACCGACGGGATCCTGCTCAACGAGATCCACTTCGACCGCGACCTCACGAAGTACGACACGATCATCATCGACGAGGCGCACGAGCGCAGCCTCACCATCGACTTCCTCATCGGCTACCTCAAGCAGCTGCTGCCCCGCCGCCCCGATCTGAAGGTGATCATCACCTCGGCGACGATCGACCCCGAGTCGTTCTCGAAGCACTTCGGCGGTGCGCCGATCATCGAGGTGTCCGGCCGCACCTACCCGGTGGAGATCCGGTATCGGCCGCTGGTGGCCGACGCCGACGCGGGCGACGACGACCCCGACGACGAGGGCGAGCAGGGCTCGCCGAGCCGGTCCGACGATAAGGACTATCTGCAAGGCATCAACGACGCCCTCGACGAACTCGCCCGCGAGAGCAACGGCGACGTGCTCGTCTTCCTCTCCGGCGAGAACGAGATCCGCGACGCCGAGGAGTCGATCCGCGGCCGCAATCTGCCCTACACCGAGGTGCTCCCGCTCTACGGCCGCCTGAGCGCCGCCGACCAGCACCGCGTCTTCGAGCCGAGCAGCATGGCGGGCGTCCGTCGCCGCATCATCCTGGCCACCAACGTCGCCGAGACGAGCCTCACGGTGCCGGGCATCCGCTACGTGATCGACGCGGGCACGGCGCGCATCAGCCGCTACTCGACCCGGGCGAAGGTGCAGCGGCTCCCGATCGAGGCCATCTCGCAGGCCAGCGCTAACCAGCGCTCGGGGCGCTCGGGCCGCACGAGCGACGGCATCGCGATCCGGCTGTACTCCGAGCAGGACTTCGATCGGCGGCCCGAGTTCACCGAGCCGGAGATCCTGCGCACGAACCTGGCCGCGGTGATCCTGCAGATGATCTCGCTCGGCCTCGGCGACATCGCCAGGTTCCCGTTCCTCCAGCCGCCCGACAGCCGCGGCATCAAGGACGGCCTCGACCTCCTGCGCGAGCTCGGCGCCGTCCACACGAAGGCGAACGGCGACCCGGTGGCGACGCGCATCGGCCGTCAGATCACGCGGCTGCCGATCGACCCGCGCCTGGCGCGCATGGTGCTCGAGTCGAAGCAGCACGGCACGACCCGCGAGGTCATGGCGATCGTGGCCGCCCTCAGCATCCAGGATCCCCGAGAGCGCCCGCTCGAGAAGCGCCCGCAGGCCGATCAGCAGCACGCGCGCTTCGTCGATCCGGCCGGCGACTTCATCACGCTGCTGAATCTCTGGAACTACCTGGAGGACCGCCAGAAGGAGCTCGGCTCCAGCGCCTTCCGACGCCTCTGCCGCGCCGAGTTCCTCAACTACCTCCGGATCCGCGAGTGGCAGGACGTCTACCGCCAGCTCGTCCGGTCGAGCCGCGACCTCGGTCTCCACGTCGGCGGCCGCTCGACCAACCCCGACGGCATCCACAAGTCCCTCCTCGCCGGGCTCCTGAGCCAGATCGGCCTCAAGGACGTCCAGAAGAAGGATTACGTCGGCGCCCGCCAGACCCGCTTCGTGATCTTCCCGGGGTCTGCCCTGGCCAAGAAGCAGCCGAACGCCATCATGAGCGCCGAGCTCGTCGAGACGAGCCGCCTGTTCGCCCGGGTGAACGGCGCCATCGACCCGGCGTGGGCCGCTCCGATCGCGGGCGACCTCGTCAAGCGCAGCCACTCCGAGCCGCACTGGGAGAAGAAGCAGGGCGCGGTCGTCGCCTTCGAACGCGTCACGCTCTACGGCGTGCCGATCATCCCGAGGCAGCGGGTGCAGTTCAACCGCATCGACCCGCCGTACGCGCGCGAGCTCTTCATCCGCCACGCCCTCGTCGACGGCGACTGGGAGTCGCACCAGGCGTTCCAGCAGAAGAACGCCGACCTCATCGACGAGCTCACCGAGCTCGAGGAGCGCACGAGGCGGCGCGACATCCTCGTCGACGGCGACGCGGTGTTCGAGTTCTACCAGCGGCGCATCCCGGCCGACGTGTCGACGACGCGCTCGTTCGAGGGCTGGTGGCGGAAGGCGCGCACCGAGACGCCCGACCTCCTCACCATGCGCCAGGAGGACCTCCTCGGCGACGACGAACCCGAGGTCGACGAGTCCGCGTACCCGACGACGTGGCGCCAGGGCGACCAGACCCTCGCCCTGCGGTACCGCTTCGAGCCCGGAACACACGACGACGGTGTCACCGTGCTGGTGCCGCTGCCACTCCTGGCACGCCTGTCGCCGCTCGGCTTCGACTGGCAGGTGCCCGCGTTCCGCGACGAGCTCGTGCAGGCGATGATCCGCTCGCTGCCGAAGCAGATCCGCAAGAACGTCGTGCCGGCGGGCGACTGGGCGACGAAGATCACGGCCGAGCTGCCGGCCGACCCGCCGACGCAGCCCACCGAGCCGTTCGCCGACACCGTCGCGGCCGTCATCAAGCGCCTCGCCTACACCCCGGTCACCGGCGCCGACTTCGACCTCGCGCGCCTGCCCGCCCACCTGCGCATCACCTTCGCCGTGGTCGACGAGCGATCGCGCGTCGTCGGCATCGACAAAGACCTCCGAACCCTGCAGCAGGAGCTCGCGGCAGACACCCGCACCAGCGTCGCCCGCGCCACCGAGCAGCCCGCGGTCGGCCCCTCGATCCAGCAGCGAGGTCTCACCCGCTTCGACTTCGACGACCTCCCCGCCTTCGTCGACACGCGTCACGGCGAGACGACGGTCCGCGCCTACCCCGCGATCGTCGACGACGGCGACTCGGTTTCGATCCAGCTCATGGCGACCGAGGCCGATCAGCGGATCGCGACGCCGCAGGGCGTCCGGCGGCTGCTCATGCTGGGCACGCCGTCGCCCATCGCGTACGTGCAGCAGCACCTCACCGCGCCCGAGAAGCTGATCCTCGCCACGAGCCCGTACCAGAACACCGCGGCCCTGTTCGCCGACTGCCTGCAGGCGGTGGTCGACGACGTCCTCTACCGGGTGAAGCCCGACGGCATGGTCCTCACCCGGAAGGAGTTCGAGACCGTGCGCGACCGCGTGTCGGCCGCCGTCATGGACTCCATGTTCCAGACCGTGTCGCTGGTCGCCCGGACGCTCACGGCCGCCCGGGATGCCGACAAGGCGCTGAAGCAGGCGACGAACCTCGCGCTGCTGCCGGCGCTGACCGACGCGCGCGAGCAGCGCGACCGGCTCCTCTACCCCGGATTCGTGGGGCGGACCGGGCTGCAGCAGCTGCAGCGCGTGCCCGTCTACCTCGTCGGGATCCAGCGACGGGTCGCGAAGCTGGTCGAGAACCCGGCCCGCGACCGGGCCTGGATGGTCGAGGTCCAGCAGGCGACGAGCAGGTACGTGGATGCGGGGGGCTCGTTCCCGCCGGAGGTCGCGGCTCCTGCGCCCCTCGTCAGGGCCCGCTGGATGCTCGAGGAGTTCCGCCTGTCGCTCTTCGCACAAGACCTCCGGCCCAGCGAATCGGTGTCGCTGCAGCGGATCGTCAAGGTGCTTGCCAGCGCTCGGCAGGCCTGA